Proteins encoded together in one Impatiens glandulifera chromosome 1, dImpGla2.1, whole genome shotgun sequence window:
- the LOC124920896 gene encoding serine/threonine-protein kinase BLUS1: MASLADQESKHHYPLDASSYRILEEIGCGMSATVYKAVCTPKNSTIVAIKAINLDKSPRDLDSILQEAKTMSLLSHSNILKAHCSFTVDHLLWVIMPFMSAGSLESIISSSFPTGLPEPCIAVVLKETLNALSYLHIQGHLHRDIKAGNILVDFDGSVKLADFGVSTSIYRMGSASSSSLAITDIAGTPYWMAPEVIHSHNGYSLKADIWSFGITALELAHGRPPLSNLPLSKSLIMKITKRFRFSDLEKSGEISSSGKKFSKSFKDLVGQCLDKDPAKRPTAEKLLKHSFFRNCKGTNYLVKNMLTGLPSVEDRFKQLKHQRMRMGGSIKSSDDNEEEEEREREVGRKQRRISGWNLNVEDFELNPVFPVETGDESVVKQVRFGGEETVIKEKGVMESSSGAWEASGSGSGSGSVEEEEKKNPEPEQEQGVVSEKLNPRVVRELVLNTLNVVKKSLDLQNEYVIQLIRALGGGVEEEEEETRVIREKVLMKEELLDDIEKRFDFGHLAMELAAVRTQIPDQKYDFDKESSIE; this comes from the coding sequence ATGGCTAGCCTAGCAGATCAAGAATCCAAACACCATTACCCTCTGGATGCTTCTTCTTACAGAATCCTTGAAGAAATCGGCTGCGGGATGAGTGCTACAGTCTACAAAGCGGTTTGCACACCCAAGAACTCAACCATTGTAGCAATCAAAGCCATTAATCTAGACAAATCGCCTCGCGATTTGGATTCAATCCTCCAAGAGGCCAAAACCATGTCTCTTCTTTCTCATTCCAACATCCTCAAAGCCCACTGCTCTTTCACAGTGGACCACCTGCTATGGGTAATCATGCCCTTCATGTCCGCCGGCTCTCTAGAGTCCATCATCTCCAGCTCGTTTCCAACTGGACTGCCGGAGCCCTGCATTGCTGTTGTCCTTAAAGAAACCTTAAACGCTCTGTCTTATCTCCATATCCAGGGACATCTCCACAGGGACATTAAGGCCGGAAACATCCTCGTCGACTTTGACGGATCGGTAAAACTGGCGGATTTCGGTGTGTCCACATCCATTTACCGTATGGGTTCGGCTTCTTCATCCTCGCTTGCGATCACAGACATAGCCGGGACCCCTTATTGGATGGCGCCCGAGGTGATTCACTCTCATAATGGGTATTCTTTAAAGGCTGACATCTGGTCATTTGGAATCACGGCTTTGGAATTGGCGCATGGTAGGCCGCCTCTCTCTAATCTTCCACTGTCGAAGTCTCTGATCATGAAGATCACCAAGAGGTTTCGATTTTCAGATTTAGAAAAGAGTGGGGAGATTTCTAGTTCTGGTAAGAAGTTCTCAAAGTCGTTCAAGGATCTTGTTGGGCAATGTCTTGATAAAGATCCGGCAAAGAGACCGACCGCGGAGAAGTTGCTGAAGCATTCTTTCTTCAGAAATTGTAAAGGTACCAATTATCTTGTGAAGAACATGCTGACCGGGTTGCCTAGTGTGGAAGACAGGTTTAAGCAATTGAAACATCAGAGAATGAGAATGGGGGGATCAATTAAAAGTAGTGATGACAatgaggaagaagaggagaGGGAAAGGGAGGTTGGTCGGAAACAGAGGAGAATTAGTGGGTGGAATTTGAACGTGGAGGATTTCGAGCTTAACCCTGTTTTTCCTGTTGAGACAGGTGATGAGAGTGTGGTGAAACAAGTTCGATTTGGTGGGGAAGAAACCGTAATTAAGGAGAAAGGAGTAATGGAAAGTAGTAGTGGAGCCTGGGAGGCATCTGGTTCTGGTTCTGGTTCTGGTTCAgtagaggaggaggagaagaagaaccCAGAGCCAGAGCAAGAGCAGGGGGTGGTTTCGGAGAAGTTGAATCCTAGGGTAGTAAGAGAGTTAGTGTTGAACACACTTAATGTTGTGAAAAAGAGCTTGGATCTACAGAATGAGTATGTAATTCAGTTGATCCGAGCTCTGGGTGGAGgagtggaggaggaggaagaagaaacaAGGGTGATTAGAGAGAAAGTATTGATGAAGGAAGAACTACTTGATGATATAGAGAAAAGATTTGATTTCGGCCATTTAGCGATGGAGTTGGCGGCGGTCAGGACGCAAATACCCGATcaaaaatatgatttcgataaaGAATCAAGTATAGAATAA
- the LOC124920895 gene encoding uncharacterized protein LOC124920895: protein MEGGPILKLIVEKDNREKQTLEFQPGSVVKIGRFVRGNTLVIKDSGISSKHLSIEFVSGEWILSDLGSSNGTFVNGEVIDVGTSIKLGDGDAIKIGELTSIEVRIEVQNVGCSTLRRNPRRRAVKDSEQYSVGISGVRSRRGGELASTAGKKELGLGLAVGGEGKVRRGRPRKVVAQTDDSQESFHAVVEVGNGQKTKSSLLPPLSSTVDVCSALEEEGFSAEIVQKETRGRRGRKRKVDVDPPLIVRNEVIAEKCSLKNSQIGKEDDEEEEGVSAEILQKETSGGREKRKRKVDVDPPLIVRNEAIVENCSLKDSQIGKEDAEEENQRDVEAAEEEGVSAATVQKETRGRGGRKKKVNDDPPLIVRNEVIVEKCSLKDSQIGKEEGVSAEIVQKETRGRRGRKGKVDDDPPLIIRNEVIVEKCSLKDSQIGKDDEENQMDVEAAEEEEGVSAEIVQKETSGGREKRKRKVDVDPPLIVRNEAIVENCSLKDSQIGKEDAEEENQRDVEAAEEEGVSAATVQKETRGRGGRKKKVNDDPPLIVRNEVIVEKCSLKDSQIGKEEGVSAEIVQKETRGRRGRKGKVDDDPPLIIRNEVIVEKCSLKDSQIGKDDEENQMDVEAAEEEEGVSAEIVQKETSGGREKRKRKVDDDPPLIVRNEAIAEKCILKDSQIGKEDDEEGNQMDVEAAEEEGVSAATVQKETRGRGGRKKKVNDDPPLIVRNEVIVEKCSLKDSQIGKEEGVSAEIVQKETRGRRGRKGKVDDDPPLIIRNEVIVEKCSLKDSQIGKDDEENQMDVEAAEEEEGVSAEIVQKETSGGREKRKRKVDDDPPLIVRNEVIAEKCILKDSQIGKEDDEEGNQMDVEAAEEEVEPDLEKMTLGQWFDYMEVYLPKQIKDATVEKISNIKAKAARFNEFMLQQKNEKQKGDNLSFAVSK from the exons atggAGGGAGGCCCTATCTTGAAGCTGATAGTTGAGAAAGATAATCGAGAGAAACAAACCCTAGAGTTCCAACCTGGATCGGTGGTTAAAATCGGAAGATTCGTTCGAGGTAATACATTAGTAATTAAAGACTCAGGGATTTCATCGAAACATCTTTCAATTGAATTCGTCTCCGGCGAATGGATCCTCTCCGACCTTGGATCCTCCAATGGAACATTTGTAAACGGTGAAGTTATCGATGTCGGCACCTCGATAAAGCTTGGAGATGGCGATGCGATTAAAATCGGCGAGCTTACCTCCATCGAAGTTAGGATCGAAGTGCAAAATGTTGGTTGTAGTACTCTAAGGCGAAACCCTAGGCGGCGAGCAGTAAAGGATTCGGAACAGTATTCTGTAGGGATTTCGGGAGTTAGGAGCCGTCGAGGAGGTGAGTTGGCTTCGACTGCTGGGAAGAAAGAACTAGGGTTAGGTTTGGCGGTTGGCGGTGAAGGTAAGGTTCGGCGGGGTAGACCTAGGAAGGTTGTGGCGCAAACTGATGATTCTCAAGAGAGTTTTCATGCGGTTGTAGAAGTTGGGAATGGACAGAAGACGAAGTCGAGTTTGTTACCTCCTCTTAGCTCCACTGTTGATGTATGTTCCGCGTTGGAAGAAGAAGGGTTTTCAGCTGAGATTGTGCAGAAGGAGACTCGTGGCCGCCGAGGAAGGAAGAGAAAGGTAGATGTTGATCCACCATTGATAGTCAGAAATGAG GTGATTGCAGAGAAATGTAGTTTGAAGAATTCTCAAATTGgtaaagaagatgatgaagaagaagaaggggtTTCAGCTGAGATTCTGCAGAAGGAGACTAGTGGCGGCCGAGaaaagaggaagagaaaggTAGATGTTGATCCACCATTGATAGTCAGAAATGAGGCGATTGTAGAGAATTGTAGTTTGAAGGATTCTCAAATTGGTAAAGAAGATGCTGAAGAAGAAAACCAGAGGGATGTTGAGGCTGCAGAAGAAGAAGGGGTTTCAGCTGCGACTGTGCAGAAAGAGACTCGTGGCCGCGGAGGAAGGAAGAAAAAAGTAAATGATGATCCACCATTGATAGTCAGAAATGAGGTGATTGTAGAGAAATGTAGTTTGAAGGATTCTCAGATTGGTAAAGAAGAAGGGGTTTCAGCTGAGATTGTGCAGAAGGAGACTCGTGGCCGTCGAGGAAGGAAGGGAAAAGTAGATGATGATCCACCATTGATAATCAGAAATGAGGTGATTGTAGAGAAATGTAGTTTGAAGGATTCTCAAATTggtaaagatgatgaagaaaacCAGATGGATGTTGAGgctgcagaagaagaagaaggggtTTCAGCTGAGATTGTGCAGAAGGAGACTAGTGGCGGCCGAGaaaagaggaagagaaaggTAGATGTTGATCCACCATTGATAGTCAGAAATGAGGCGATTGTAGAGAATTGTAGTTTGAAGGATTCTCAAATTGGTAAAGAAGATGCTGAAGAAGAAAACCAGAGGGATGTTGAGGCTGCAGAAGAAGAAGGGGTTTCAGCTGCGACTGTGCAGAAAGAGACTCGTGGCCGCGGAGGAAGGAAGAAAAAAGTAAATGATGATCCACCATTGATAGTCAGAAATGAGGTGATTGTAGAGAAATGTAGTTTGAAGGATTCTCAGATTGGTAAAGAAGAAGGGGTTTCAGCTGAGATTGTGCAGAAGGAGACTCGTGGCCGTCGAGGAAGGAAGGGAAAAGTAGATGATGATCCACCATTGATAATCAGAAATGAGGTGATTGTAGAGAAATGTAGTTTGAAGGATTCTCAAATTggtaaagatgatgaagaaaacCAGATGGATGTTGAGgctgcagaagaagaagaaggggtTTCAGCTGAGATTGTGCAGAAGGAGACTAGTGGCGGCCGAGAAAAGAGGAAGAGAAAAGTAGATGATGATCCACCATTGATAGTCAGAAATGAGGCGATTGCAGAGAAATGTATTTTGAAGGATTCTCAAATTGgtaaagaagatgatgaagaaggaaaccagatgGATGTTGAGGCTGCAGAAGAAGAAGGGGTTTCAGCTGCGACTGTGCAGAAAGAGACTCGTGGCCGCGGAGGAAGGAAGAAAAAAGTAAATGATGATCCACCATTGATAGTCAGAAATGAGGTGATTGTAGAGAAATGTAGTTTGAAGGATTCTCAGATTGGTAAAGAAGAAGGGGTTTCAGCTGAGATTGTGCAGAAGGAGACTCGTGGCCGTCGAGGAAGGAAGGGAAAAGTAGATGATGATCCACCATTGATAATCAGAAATGAGGTGATTGTAGAGAAATGTAGTTTGAAGGATTCTCAAATTggtaaagatgatgaagaaaacCAGATGGATGTTGAGgctgcagaagaagaagaaggggtTTCAGCTGAGATTGTGCAGAAGGAGACTAGTGGCGGCCGAGAAAAGAGGAAGAGAAAAGTAGATGATGATCCACCATTGATAGTCAGAAATGAGGTGATTGCAGAGAAATGTATTTTGAAGGATTCTCAAATTGgtaaagaagatgatgaagaaggaaaccagatgGATGTTGAGGCTGCagaagaagaagtagaaccTGATTTGGAGAAAATGACCCTTGGACAGTGGTTTGATTACATGGAGGTCTATCTGCCTAAACAAATCAAAGATGCAACTGTAGAGAAGATCTCAAACATCAAAGCAAAAGCAGCAAGGTTCAACGAATTCATGCTTCAACAAAAGAATGAGAAACAGAAAGGTGATAATCTATCTTTTGCTGTTAGTAAATAA